The Lasioglossum baleicum chromosome 12, iyLasBale1, whole genome shotgun sequence genome includes a region encoding these proteins:
- the LOC143214199 gene encoding uncharacterized protein LOC143214199 codes for MLFNDIRKFERKNNDSVNVFEWVRKKCVTIHLTEKKRRRHVNLLFIQNAAKTHGHFVCIRNLSQLVSSQLSKHKCTQHICDRCLQYFPTPERLNIHTIDCERMNDYALALPTSEDKWLHFKNFVNKEQTPFIIYADLECLLLPEEQEGEGRAARVQYQHHHVFSIGYYMHCRYDESLCEYQVNREKEGCAAWFADRLYELSRKLQPIFDKTVPMNPLTETEKLNFRTATHCHVCEKPLEENDIRVRDHCHFTGAYRGPAHNGCNLSYQSSYVIPMVFHNLSGYDAHFIIKELANSFEGRIDVLPLTKEKYISFTKNVSIERQPGEERKYVKFLKFRFTDSFKFLNSSLDKLSSYLDKNKLRIVREKASYDKLNDTCLPPREAFYNRLNGSEISNIDYIHANTVWSRFTIQTLGEYSDLYLQLDVLLLADVFENFRDDCLENYKLNPAHYYTLPSFL; via the exons ATGCTATTCAACGACATTCGaaaatttgaacgaaaaaacaacgattccgtaaaCGTGTTCGAATGGGTGCGCAAGAAATGTGTAACGATTCATTTGACCGAGAAGAAACGGAGGAGACATGTCAACTTGCTGTTTATCCAGAATGCTGCAAAGACGCACGGCCATTTTGTGTGTATACGAAATTTATCACAATTGGTTTCATCGCAGCTTAGCAAGCATAAGTGCACGCAGCATATATGCGATCG GTGCCTGCAATATTTCCCTACGCCGGAGAGATTAAACATTCATACAATCGACTGCGAACGAATGAATGATTATGCTCTGGCGCTTCCAACGAGCGAAGATAAGTGGTTGCACTTTAAAAACTTTGTAAACAAAGAACAGACACCTTTCATTATCTATGCTGACTTGGAGTGTCTGCTGCTGCCTGAGGAACAGGAAGGAGAAGGCCGTGCGGCACGCGTACAGTATCAACATCACCACGTGTTTAGCATAGGATACTATATGCATTGTCGCTACGACGAATCGCTGTGCGAGTATCAGGTCAATCGCGAGAAAGAGGGATGCGCTGCATGGTTTGCGGACAGGTTGTACGAGCTGAGTCGGAAATTACAGCCAATATTCGACAAAACGGTACCGATGAATCCGCTAACCGAAacggaaaaattaaattttcgtacGGCCACGCATTGCCACGTCTGCGAGAAACCGTTGGAGGAAAACGATATACGAGTGCGTGATCATTGTCATTTCACGGGCGCGTATCGTGGTCCAGCTCATAACGGATGCAATTTGAGCTATCAATCTTCGTACGTGATACCAATGGTGTTCCATAATTTATCAGGCTACGATGCACATTTCATcataaaagaattagcaaattcGTTCGAGGGACGGATAGACGTGTTACCATTGACGAAAGAGAAGTATATCTCATTCACGAAAAACGTTTCCATCGAGAGACAGCCTGGTGAAGAACGAAAGTATGTAAAGTTCTTGAAATTTCGCTTCACCGACTCATTCAAGTTCTTGAACTCGAGTCTGGACAAGCTGTCATCGTATTTggacaaaaataaattacgcaTCGTACGAG AAAAGGCATCGTACgataaattaaatgatacatGTTTACCGCCGCGCGAAGCATTTTACAATCGGTTAAATGGTAGTGAGATATCCAACATTGATTACATTCATGCAAATACTGTTTGGTCGCGTTTCACTATACAAACGCTAGGAGAGTACAGCGATTTATATCTACAATTGGATGTATTGTTGTTAGcagatgttttcgaaaattttcgcgatgACTGTCTCGAGAATTACAAGCTCAATCCAGCACATTATTACACGCTCCCCAGTTTCTTGTGA